In Nilaparvata lugens isolate BPH chromosome 13, ASM1435652v1, whole genome shotgun sequence, the sequence GCTTTTCCCCCTACCGATTCGTCTGAAAACCCCTGAAAAACGCTTCTTGTGGTACCTTATGTTTGTGGTAAAACGTTGTTTGTACCTTGAAGGTGCAAACATAACGAGCAAGTCGCGGTGAAGATCGATGCCTCTAAACAGAAATGATAGAAACACTtgcacccggttgcacaaaagtctgttaattttcaatctagattaaatgccacgagagccaatcagagaggcTGTCTTCTCAGGAAAACTTTCACCGATTAGTTCtggtggaatttaatcatgattaaaagctaaccgacttttgtgcaatcggacctttaggctcaactcacacttacgcgactcaggtcgagaagaaactcgactctagtcgagagcatgtgtttccaaatggtgacaatcagaccagtcgattctagtctcgcCATTTGAAAAcccatgctctcgactagagtcgaatctcttctcgacctgagtcacgtAAATGTGAGTTGACCCTAAAGGTGCGttcagatatacgcgccgcgaacatgagcaattcgcttttaatcagctgactatatctgtatttttacagaaacggtataagatatagatataaaaagcttggcatcagctgattaaaagtgaattgctcatgttcgcggcgcgtaaatttGTACGCACTTTTAGAGACATttatatattgtaattgtaTATGGATCTGACCGTTCTGTTCGTAGCTTCATCATAGTAAGTTAATTGAGGACCGGTTTCTAACACACTTATTAAATTGAATGGACAATTAAATCTATAGGTTTAATGGTTTATTACATTCAATAGTTTTCTAGAATCCGGGCGTTAGTAACAAATAGTATAGTACGGTAAGCGTGCAAACCCACCTTTAGAAACTCGTCAGATATTTTTTGGGAATCGGAATCAGAGTAGTATTTGCGTAGGAAACAGTAGGTTGCATCGTGTAGAGTCACCGAACTGATGTCCTGGTCCAAATTAGGGCGCACCACCAAGTGAATACGAATGCCTTCTTTCATTGAAGGGTAGTCGGCTACTGTCATGTTATCTGCAAACAAATGcaagaaaatgtttcaattttaaaagaaatataTGTAAGTGATGAGACTGAGTGAAGTGAAATATTATAGTAGAGCGGTAAAGGTGGATTCAAgcttaaggcccggttgcacaacagccggttaaattttaaccgtgattaatttcacgagaaccaatcagagaaggcgttttgaaaagacggcttctctgattggttctcgtgaaattaatcacggttaaaatttaaccggcactgAGTGTTGATTTTAAGGCATGGATCGAAAAATACAATCATTGTACTTCGTACAGCTGTACAGCGCTCTTCACTTGTACGCCCAAGGCTGGCTACTAACGAGAGAACATGCACACACATGTCaatcatgcatgtcctgtcgttagtggtcagccgtaaattatttttatttatttattcaatcattcagaattacacaacttacagaaaagtaccacaggcttattaAATTACGTCGAGAGTGACAGGTACTAACGTTCAGGTTATCttcaagtaaataataattttgaataactgATGACAGCCATTAAGACCCTAATATTAGGTCAATTTACAAGCTTTGCTCTTTGGGCAGAGATAGATGTTCCTACATGAGCAAGTATAATTATTTAAGGCTGGGTgcacaccggttagtcaagacaagactagtcacgtttagtcacaatacttcacgtAGTTACTTATtgagacatgtctaattgcaatgactaatctgtgtgagttgcgtcataagcaacaatgtgaagtattgtgactaaacatgtttgatcatgtcttgtcttgtttaACTGGTGTGCGCTTAGCCTAATCTTTTCACTATGGTGCTCGACTGTGAGTTTTCCCAGTGCAACAATTTGTTGACTatcttaaataaaaatttagcaCAAGGTtagttaccttatttttcttctccctatcattttgataatgtacttattgtatgaatgaataaaaacaaaaaactttTATGATGGACACATtgagtcgtcggtcccggctaacTGAGAACAGTTTTCAAGTCATGTCAGAGATCCTAAATCTCGAAGAAAGAAGTTATTTAGGTTATATCAGTGTAATATTTgcaaatgatgaataaatattaccTGCTAGAAATCGTCCGGCGAGAAGCAGTTTTTGATGGCCAATTGGTACTTTCAGGGCTT encodes:
- the LOC111056979 gene encoding ubiquitin-like protein 4A, whose product is MKVNIKALHGAECFVEITNTMTILELKQMVSKALKVPIGHQKLLLAGRFLADNMTVADYPSMKEGIRIHLVVRPNLDQDISSVTLHDATYCFLRKYYSDSDSQKISDEFLKEFNRSISSLSLDDIERIATMYLNEELTS